ACCTGTTTTTTCCAGCTGGGTTTATGTGAACAATTAAGCTTGTTTCTTTTTAAGGGATGCCACTAATGTGAATGCATgtctggttgtgtgtgtgtttcatgccAGTGGTGAACATGGTAACGCTACTGTCGAGGGAATCCAGTGGTCTATATACAGTGCAGAGTGAGTTGCATTATAAGGTGACCAAGGAAGACAAAGATGCCCACTTTTCCTGTGAAGTTAGCTATTTTGTCCCAGGAGCCGTCAGGACATCAGAGTCCAAAGGCATCAATATCACAGTTCACTGTAAGTCTATTTATGATTGAGCTAAATAACACTGCTTGGATGCTTGCATTTTTGTTATCTGTTGAATTGTTCTGGTAGCTCTGTGAAATCTCATTGGTCCAAAATCCCGCTTCACATATTTGATCTCCCTGGCTATGATTTTGCATAGTATTAAACTTGTTTGAAGTTTATAAAACTCTTTATGCAAATATAAGGTTAAAAGTGCACGTTAGATCTAACATATCTTACAGGCTTTTGCAGAAATTCACGTTTTAGAATATCACGGTCCGTACTGGGTAGATAAAGCCCCTTACTGATAAAAGACAGTACAAAAATTGCACTTAGGAACACAATCTAATAGTTTACACATTTGAAGCCATCTAATCAGACTACTTTTGTTGACTTTTTTACTCTTGGCTTGAGTCACATTGATGTAAATAGGATTATTTTGTACCACGctgatataaaaacagaaagagtaAGAAAGTATGTTCCATCCTTTGTTATCAATAACACGAAGTACATTAAACTTTACATTATATCAGGGAAACCTCTGGAGTAGTCCTGTCAAACgtaaaattgagaaaataaaagttatggttacataatatatgtgtgtgtactgtttgtgtttataatgtatatgtgaaacgtaaaagagagaaaaaaaagagaaaaactgttaaatagtgtgaataatatgtaatcaataaaaaagtCATTGTAATTCTGTTAtgagcttttaaaaacatataatctAATAAAAAGTACTTAACTTCTGGAAACCGATTACACAGTCTAGATCAGTTACTACCCAACACCGGTCACCTCATTTTAAGCTGTGTTTGTGGTCTTTGCTTTGTCAGCACTAACTAAATAACTGAACATGAGCATGAGCTTCTTACTCTTTGTGTATGTGCGTATGTCATATAGACCCCACGACCAGTGTGGAGATATGGAAAGAATCGCCCGAGGACTTGGTCAAAGAGGGGGACACAGTGGAGCTCCGTTGTCAAGGCGATGGGAACCCCCCAGCTCCCATCATTTTTAACCGAGAACAAGTGAGAATAGCCTCTTTTATCTCTTTTATTTGGACCCGATTTTTCTGAATGGGAGGCTGTAAACCATTGAGAAGAAGCGGACACAGTAAATGTCTGGCCCAGACAATGTGCTTTATATGCTCAGGATGAACAGTACCTTACTTGTGCAAATATGTGTTTAACATGCGTTTGTTTTAACGACAATATGAAATCAGCGGTTCTCAAATGTCTCTGATGGCAGAAGCAAAGCAAAAATCTGAGAACTACTAATGACCTTAAACCAGCTGAccgcagtaaaaaaaaaaatctttacagcTGTTTAAGGCGTTATGCACTATGTATTATTTTGCAGTTATTTCATCGTAAAGGAGAGAAAgataattccttttttttttaagttgtatgAACTTAACTTAACAACTTATTTTCAAATTGTATGAACAGACTTTAATGAGTTATTCTTAGTGTCACTGATTCACACTGTTCTCTGTGTCCTGCTCGTAACAGTCAGACGTGGAGCTGGATTCTTATCAGGGGCTGCTGGTTTTGAAGGAAGTGTCTCGGGCAGATAGCGGTGCGTATGAATGCCACTCTCTGGACTTGGACGACGTCGACCACGATGAGGTTGTGGACACCCTACAGCTCAGTGTGCACTGTGAGTTCAACTTCCAGCTTCTCAGCTTTACTCACACACCTTTAAATGTAgaatctaaaaaacaaacaaagattgTAATCTAATCGTCTGTCAGTACTGATCTAATAATGTTGAATAATAGACTTCACTATTCAAAAGTCTGTGGTAagattgtttattaataatttaaataaaaaaaaaaacacattaaaatgtccAAAACGATACTAAAGACATTATAAaagatttgtatttcaaatgctgctcttttgagctttctattcatTCATAAAGGTAAAAAGGTCAAAAGTTTGACTGttgaaacatattttaaattgcactaataatgtgtaataatgCTTCACAGCATAAATGCTTTTACTGTGTTtccgatcaaataaatgcagccttagtgagcataatAGACTTCGTTCAAAAACAGTAAGAACGTCTTACCAACTGGTagtgcatttttatgaattttgcagatgtttttattcaaaaatatatatattattagcaGTAAGTGACAGTCTTTATTGAAAAAAGGTTACACATTTCCTGTTTTGCAAAATATagaaactgtaataaatgttttatcagaaagaaagaaagattccGCCTTGCAATATGAAAGAAAATACTACAAACATATTATTGACCTCGTTGACCTTTATGTGTGTGCTCAGATCTGGACCCAGCTGTGGTGGTGCCCAAAGACTCGGAGGTCATGCTGAAGGGAGAGAGTCTGACAGCCACCTGCAATGCCCTGTCGTCTTTAGAGACCTCGACTGTGTGGTTTAAGGTGATTCACGCACCCTTCAGCAGATCACTTCAGACTGGTCTTCCACGTTCTGTTTAGAGCTTCTTCTCACCCCATCCGTTCTTTGCCGAATTTGTTTGCACGGGTCTGTTTGCGTAGGATGGGACCGAGGTCGGGAGAGGACACGTAATGCAGCTGCAGGACGCCACGTTCGACACAGCTGGACAGTACGACTGTGAGGTGACTGTACCGTCTCTGCCGGGCCTGCTGACCAGCGGTTCTGTCCACATCATCGTACAGGGTGAGGAGGAGCTCAGCACGTCTTTCAAACTGCTGAAACTCAGCAAAAGAGCTTTAACGTGGTTACTTTATCTGCTCCTCCAGGCGGGCCTCAGATGAAGGACGCGGAGAGGGAGATTGAGCTGACGGAGAAAGTGGGGGGTTGGGTGAATTTGAGCTGTGAGGTGAGAGGTTACCCCAGACCCACCATCACCTGGAGCATCACTGGCAGTCAGGTAACTCCCGATTTCCTCTCAGCCCTCTGTTAATGTTACACTGAGCTGTGGACtgaggcttgtgtgtgtgttgtagtcTCAGAGCTGGCGTGAGGTTGTTAAAAGAGAGACGGAGGATCAAGTCTACagcgttgtgatgcttaaagtcACCACGGACACTGTTGCTGTCTGCAATTCAACAAACGACTTTGGAATGGAGACCAAGACTTACAGCATCAGGAGCAGTAAGAGTCGGTTTTCCTTATTGCTCATTAAAATAGAACTGACTGAATGCTTACTAAttctaaacacatttattttaatatgaatgcaCATTACTGTCACAATTAGTGTTTATACTgtcaaaaaaacacacttatttgttaaacattttcttGACAAAAAAGATCCAGAATGTCTTTACAACCAAATCAGAGACAGAAATGATAGTGTCcttctgtaataaaaaaatcactaaataaatattaaaagtacacTGTCTTTATGTTGTTTGTACATTAATTTAAGGATTGAAGGTGAGATTGTTTCACTTTAATGTTAGGGGTGGAATTAACCGTgattaatttcagaaaaaaaaaagtgtcaattgatagcactattttatatattacttattttatagtaaagtataagttattttcagttattttttatgCCACATATGATTCACTTATGCTTAATAGtactgattttactgtatttatcaaattattgtgaaaaaactgtatgtttttttaaatgttatttattcagaattttcagaatcattactccagtcttcactgtcacatgatccttcagaaatcattctgatatgatgATCATATTCcccaaaacatttcttaatactattttttaaagacatgCATCATCAtcagatatataatataattttaacttttgaaTAGGACATGCTggattttatgttaaaatattggTTGTCtggaatgaaaaatgttaatgtttttccCCCCCAGTTCCGTTCTCCCAGACTCCAACAGCTAGAAAAACTTCAGGTAAcattttttgctcttttgtgtCAATCTATTTGCCTGTTAGAAAGGATTGTATGCTTTAAATCAACACCTAGTCCATTTCATCCCTGCAAAAGTCAACCCttacaaacaataaaagatCATCTAATGTACTTGAATAATTCATAGATTTTATATGGCGAAGCCTCTGCAGCAGCTCGGTTAGCTTGGCTCGGCCTCTGGGCATATTTAAAATTCTGTGTGAAGAAAAGTCATAGAGCCAAAAAAAAGCTAGAATTGAAGCAGACATTGCTTCAGATAGCAGGGGCAGATCCAGCAGAATGTTGTCCAAGTTGAATGTATAATTAGCTCTTCTGTGcgaatattttaacaaatgttttgaagTGCAGGGCCGCGACTCGGACTGTTAAACTATTATGGTGAAGATTGTGGTCGCAGCCTGCTGTTTTATTGAGTAGATTTAACTCATAAAATCCATTCCCAGACAATTGTTTGTCgtctttctgtgtttatttttagcatttgatGACGCTTCCTCTGAATGGCTCTCCTTAATTTTCTTTATGTGACTCTGAGGAATATGAGACTCATTTGACTCTAATTATATGTTTCATA
This genomic interval from Puntigrus tetrazona isolate hp1 chromosome 5, ASM1883169v1, whole genome shotgun sequence contains the following:
- the mcama gene encoding cell surface glycoprotein MUC18 isoform X2, which produces MDNFRNMALPNTSLLLSLLQMCALAWQAWALVDLRMEDTVEVYMDESAEIPCLYTFTEQPMMVMVQWFVRERDGHRVRISFSDLTMQKVDENTTYSDRISVRSNSDGETLTVQDVKLSDEREFFCQVSGLSAGSEEGKTLLKVFDPPEPPVIEGVLSGVSVSGDSPAKIASCETREGFPKPNITWYRDHIPIHPTNGLVNMVTLLSRESSGLYTVQSELHYKVTKEDKDAHFSCEVSYFVPGAVRTSESKGINITVHYPTTSVEIWKESPEDLVKEGDTVELRCQGDGNPPAPIIFNREQSDVELDSYQGLLVLKEVSRADSGAYECHSLDLDDVDHDEVVDTLQLSVHYLDPAVVVPKDSEVMLKGESLTATCNALSSLETSTVWFKDGTEVGRGHVMQLQDATFDTAGQYDCEVTVPSLPGLLTSGSVHIIVQGGPQMKDAEREIELTEKVGGWVNLSCEVRGYPRPTITWSITGSQSQSWREVVKRETEDQVYSVVMLKVTTDTVAVCNSTNDFGMETKTYSIRSIPFSQTPTARKTSVDNSGVIIVVIIVSILLLAILGSVFYFLYKKGKLPCGRSGKQDITKEKTNKDDIVVEMKAKKTEESVLLKGVNGEQKPPNDQNSTLSS
- the mcama gene encoding cell surface glycoprotein MUC18 isoform X1, which encodes MDNFRNMALPNTSLLLSLLQMCALAWQAWALVDLRMEDTVEVYMDESAEIPCLYTFTEQPMMVMVQWFVRERDGHRVRISFSDLTMQKVDENTTYSDRISVRSNSDGETLTVQDVKLSDEREFFCQVSGLSAGSEEGKTLLKVFDPPEPPVIEGVLSGVSVSGDSPAKIASCETREGFPKPNITWYRDHIPIHPTNGLVNMVTLLSRESSGLYTVQSELHYKVTKEDKDAHFSCEVSYFVPGAVRTSESKGINITVHYPTTSVEIWKESPEDLVKEGDTVELRCQGDGNPPAPIIFNREQSDVELDSYQGLLVLKEVSRADSGAYECHSLDLDDVDHDEVVDTLQLSVHYLDPAVVVPKDSEVMLKGESLTATCNALSSLETSTVWFKDGTEVGRGHVMQLQDATFDTAGQYDCEVTVPSLPGLLTSGSVHIIVQGGPQMKDAEREIELTEKVGGWVNLSCEVRGYPRPTITWSITGSQSQSWREVVKRETEDQVYSVVMLKVTTDTVAVCNSTNDFGMETKTYSIRSIPFSQTPTARKTSVDNSGVIIVVIIVSILLLAILGSVFYFLYKKGKLPCGRSGKQDIINVYSTKEKTNKDDIVVEMKAKKTEESVLLKGVNGEQKPPNDQNSTLSS